In a single window of the Olivibacter sp. SDN3 genome:
- a CDS encoding family 43 glycosylhydrolase, with the protein MNKLYISLSLALSLLGLLACNNAKSESDPIDQDSSANAVHYINPVFEPVLADPTVVRDPSSGVFYAFGTADDWGDGVGTRMVPMLKSTDLTQWEYVKNALPSKPNWKQEGGIWAPDVNQVNGKYYMYYAYSTWGDPDPGIGLAIADSPEEDFIDQGKVFLSSEVDVPNSIDPCFYEEDNKKYLFWGSFSDLPTQGTYVMELTDDGKGARDLSKKIKIAAGDWEAVMIHKRDNYYYFFGSKGSCCEGVNSKYHVLVGRSERLLGPYMDKEGKVITERSAGTLVVQGNEKFVGTGHNAQIVTDNEGTDWFLYHGIDAQQGNLSSGISRRVLLLDKLEWEDGWPLIKDKQASTEQQPAPMFK; encoded by the coding sequence ATGAACAAGCTGTATATTTCCTTATCACTTGCGTTAAGCCTTTTAGGCCTATTGGCCTGTAATAATGCTAAAAGTGAAAGTGATCCGATTGATCAGGATAGCTCAGCAAATGCCGTACACTATATCAACCCCGTATTTGAACCTGTCTTGGCTGATCCTACAGTAGTACGGGATCCAAGCTCAGGCGTTTTCTATGCATTTGGTACGGCAGACGATTGGGGAGATGGTGTGGGAACACGGATGGTGCCAATGTTGAAATCAACCGACCTGACACAATGGGAGTATGTTAAGAATGCACTTCCATCCAAACCCAATTGGAAACAAGAGGGTGGTATTTGGGCACCTGACGTGAATCAGGTGAATGGTAAGTATTATATGTATTATGCCTATTCTACCTGGGGTGATCCCGATCCAGGGATCGGATTAGCCATCGCAGATTCGCCGGAGGAGGATTTTATCGATCAGGGAAAGGTCTTTTTAAGTTCAGAAGTAGATGTACCTAACTCAATTGATCCCTGCTTTTATGAAGAGGATAACAAAAAGTATCTCTTTTGGGGAAGCTTCAGTGACTTGCCGACACAAGGCACCTATGTGATGGAGCTGACCGACGACGGTAAGGGGGCGCGTGACTTGAGTAAAAAGATAAAAATTGCGGCCGGTGATTGGGAGGCGGTCATGATCCATAAAAGAGATAACTATTATTATTTCTTCGGATCAAAAGGTTCTTGTTGTGAAGGGGTGAATAGCAAATACCATGTACTGGTAGGGAGGTCTGAGCGGCTGTTAGGTCCTTATATGGATAAGGAAGGTAAGGTCATTACGGAACGAAGTGCAGGAACGCTGGTGGTTCAAGGGAATGAAAAGTTTGTAGGTACCGGGCATAATGCGCAAATTGTAACGGATAATGAAGGAACAGACTGGTTCCTGTATCACGGGATAGATGCACAACAAGGTAATTTGTCAAGCGGCATCAGTCGCCGCGTGCTTTTGTTGGATAAGCTGGAATGGGAAGACGGTTGGCCGCTTATAAAGGATAAACAAGCGTCTACAGAACAACAACCAGCACCGATGTTTAAATAA
- a CDS encoding family 43 glycosylhydrolase: MKPYFFILFIFFTSSLFAQQGIVNPIINQDFPDPTIIRANGKYYAYATNGLVNGTLANIQVAVSDDLRLWELLGDALPEKPSWASKDFWAPHVLYDEDINKYVLFYSGESGSGKCLGIAYADQPAGPFTDMGKPLQCGEGFVNIDPMAFIDPKSKKKLLYWGSGHEPIKVQEMNDDWSDFKDGSVAKTVMMPRQEDQYDQLIEGAWVDYHEGFYYLYYSGDNCCGPQANYAVLVARSKDPFGPFERLGTTRTANSSVFLEKDDEWTAPGHNSIFRDQDDNIYIAYHAIPAGEKDKVSGSGRVALIKPIRYADDGWPQIVESEKAALKALADTAIYLADPTIFHDNGTYYLYGTGAPDGFKVYTSTNLRDWSNAVGKKNGYALHKDDSYGTSGFWAPQVFKHRNTYYLAYTANEQLAIATSDNPLGPFRQSQKRHLSGNTKQIDPYIFFDDGKAYLYYVRLDEGNRLYVAEMQPDLRDIKQETIIPCIQATDHWENTANASWPVTEGPTVIKRGDLYYLLYTANDYRNPDYAVGYATAKHPMGPWKKYNKNPIISRQQLGINGTGHGDLFIDSGGQLNYVLHTHRSNEEATPRKTALVELEFIKGEKEEVLQLKTNDIRFLKGAVNE, translated from the coding sequence ATGAAGCCATATTTTTTTATACTATTCATATTTTTCACATCCTCTCTCTTTGCTCAGCAAGGGATTGTAAACCCCATAATCAACCAAGACTTCCCTGATCCTACTATCATCCGTGCAAACGGCAAATACTATGCATATGCAACGAATGGCCTAGTAAATGGAACCTTAGCTAACATACAGGTTGCTGTTTCTGACGACCTCCGATTATGGGAGTTATTAGGCGATGCTTTACCCGAGAAACCTTCTTGGGCATCTAAAGACTTTTGGGCGCCACATGTACTATATGACGAAGACATAAATAAATATGTACTGTTCTACTCGGGAGAATCTGGTTCGGGAAAATGTTTAGGAATAGCCTATGCCGACCAGCCGGCCGGGCCTTTCACAGATATGGGCAAGCCATTACAGTGTGGAGAGGGATTTGTAAACATCGATCCTATGGCATTTATTGATCCTAAGAGCAAGAAAAAACTGCTTTATTGGGGCTCCGGACATGAGCCTATTAAGGTACAGGAAATGAATGACGATTGGAGCGATTTTAAGGATGGTTCTGTTGCCAAGACCGTAATGATGCCACGTCAGGAAGATCAATATGATCAACTCATTGAAGGTGCTTGGGTAGACTATCACGAAGGCTTCTATTACCTTTATTATTCCGGAGACAACTGCTGTGGACCACAAGCCAATTATGCCGTTCTTGTAGCGCGTTCAAAAGATCCTTTCGGACCGTTTGAACGTCTTGGCACTACTAGGACTGCTAACAGCAGTGTTTTTCTCGAGAAAGACGACGAGTGGACTGCTCCCGGACATAATTCCATTTTCAGAGACCAAGATGACAACATCTACATTGCTTATCATGCTATCCCGGCTGGGGAAAAGGATAAAGTGAGCGGTTCGGGTAGAGTGGCCCTTATTAAACCTATCCGTTATGCCGATGATGGATGGCCACAAATCGTAGAAAGCGAAAAAGCTGCTCTGAAGGCTTTGGCCGATACCGCCATTTACTTGGCAGATCCAACTATATTTCATGACAACGGAACTTATTACCTATATGGAACCGGCGCTCCTGATGGATTTAAAGTATATACATCAACCAATCTTAGGGATTGGAGCAATGCTGTTGGTAAAAAAAACGGATATGCTTTACATAAAGATGATTCTTATGGCACATCAGGCTTTTGGGCACCCCAGGTTTTCAAACACAGAAATACCTACTACCTAGCCTATACGGCCAACGAACAGCTAGCTATCGCCACCAGTGATAACCCGTTGGGTCCATTTAGACAATCGCAAAAAAGGCATCTCTCTGGAAACACGAAACAGATAGATCCTTACATATTTTTTGATGACGGAAAAGCCTATCTATATTATGTACGTTTAGACGAAGGCAACCGCTTATATGTGGCCGAGATGCAACCCGATTTAAGAGACATTAAACAAGAAACCATCATCCCCTGTATTCAGGCCACAGACCATTGGGAAAACACAGCCAATGCATCATGGCCCGTTACCGAGGGGCCGACAGTTATCAAACGAGGTGATCTATACTATTTGCTTTACACGGCTAATGACTATAGAAATCCAGATTACGCCGTAGGTTATGCTACTGCGAAGCATCCTATGGGACCCTGGAAGAAATACAATAAAAATCCGATCATCAGTAGACAGCAGCTGGGAATCAACGGAACAGGGCATGGCGACTTATTTATAGATAGTGGAGGGCAATTAAATTATGTATTACATACCCATCGCTCCAATGAAGAGGCGACACCCCGTAAAACCGCTTTGGTTGAACTTGAGTTTATAAAAGGTGAAAAAGAGGAAGTTTTACAACTCAAAACCAATGATATTCGCTTTTTAAAAGGGGCTGTTAATGAATGA
- a CDS encoding TonB-dependent receptor has protein sequence MIKKLPFRFLVNRHWVKFCRGFSLLSLLTVLFINAAHAQHVLTGVVHDERGEPLPGASVKIKDTTKGIVTDVDGKFLLEIDNPDQLLQISFIGYHTLEVVAGSERNRAFKLAVDEEQMKLEEVAVVGFGTQRKVSVTGAISTVSTRQLEQSAAPSLSNALGGRLPGIITRQSSGEPGYDQAQVFIRGMGTWVNRAPLVLIDGVERDLNQLNAQEIESFSILKDASATAVYGVRGANGVILINTRKGVQGRPKVTFRSETAQLTALRLPNYINATEYAGLMNEGLGNVGQTPRWTNEEIQKFADGSDPYFYPNVDWTEEIMRKTTYQTINNLNVTGGNDIIRYYTNVGYTEQNGIWKNDASNLYNTNANMKRYNFRSNVDINVTNNLIVELGVGGIIQQGNYPGHAAQTLFNALRQTPPLTFPKQNPDGSPGGILAFLGSNPWAMVTQSGYAVQNRNTVQGTFSGKWDLSEVVTKGLSLNARFAYDHYYHGTNNRNKSFEVKQFLGINPETGEERYQVHREATPLGYDVSNNANRAIYYELIANYDRTFGKHSLTGMALYNQRDYINITASSSILNLPYRRQGVSGRLTYGYDDKYLAEFNVGYNGSENFPKGQRFGFFPSVSAGWVASNEKFWNLNVINHLKLRGSYGQAGNDQIGDPNRRYLYLTTVNARDAQSYHFGDGFIHWAGIDELQMGNPNVTWEVATKSNLGVDLELFNSQITLQVDAFRENREGILIQRQQIPFVTGFYPWVVPYGNLGKAKNRGIDGMLEARHTTQKGLFYSFRGNFTYAKNEIIENDEPPFRWQYQSAKGHPIDQPFGLIAEGIFQNQDEIDRNPTQTFASIVRPGDIRYRDVNGDGVIDDFDRVPIGLPRTPQIMYGFGGTIAYKNFDLTLFFQGAARTSIFLDGNTMYPFLDGIGSHNMLREYYDNRWTPETPGARYPAVTDGVNQNNFRTNTTYMFDGSYLRLKNAEFAYTFHEQLVGRLGMNALRLFINGINLYTWDKVKVIDPESNNGTGQYPLQRTLNFGVQVNFK, from the coding sequence ATGATTAAAAAGTTACCCTTTCGCTTTTTGGTAAACCGCCATTGGGTGAAATTTTGTAGGGGTTTTAGTTTACTCTCCCTACTTACTGTGCTATTTATTAATGCAGCACATGCTCAACATGTATTGACTGGCGTGGTGCATGATGAACGTGGAGAACCCTTGCCAGGAGCATCAGTTAAAATTAAGGACACCACTAAGGGTATCGTAACAGATGTTGATGGAAAATTTCTCCTGGAAATAGATAATCCAGATCAGTTGCTACAGATCAGCTTTATCGGTTACCACACCTTGGAAGTTGTTGCCGGGAGCGAACGCAATAGAGCGTTCAAATTAGCTGTTGATGAAGAACAGATGAAACTGGAAGAGGTTGCTGTGGTAGGATTTGGTACACAACGAAAAGTTAGTGTAACCGGAGCAATATCTACCGTTTCGACACGCCAGTTAGAACAATCGGCGGCTCCATCGTTATCGAATGCTTTAGGTGGACGTCTTCCGGGGATTATTACGAGGCAGTCTAGTGGTGAACCTGGGTATGACCAGGCCCAAGTATTTATTCGGGGAATGGGCACTTGGGTAAATAGAGCGCCGCTCGTATTGATTGATGGGGTGGAGCGTGATCTGAACCAGCTGAATGCACAGGAAATAGAGAGCTTTTCGATTCTTAAAGATGCTTCGGCTACCGCTGTTTATGGCGTCCGTGGAGCAAATGGTGTAATCCTAATCAATACAAGGAAAGGGGTGCAAGGGAGGCCGAAAGTGACTTTTCGATCTGAAACGGCTCAGTTGACAGCATTGAGGCTACCTAACTATATTAATGCTACGGAATACGCAGGCTTAATGAATGAGGGACTGGGAAATGTTGGGCAAACCCCGAGGTGGACGAATGAAGAGATTCAGAAGTTTGCCGATGGGAGCGATCCTTATTTTTACCCGAATGTTGACTGGACGGAAGAGATCATGCGTAAGACCACCTATCAAACCATAAACAACTTAAATGTTACCGGTGGGAATGATATTATTCGATATTACACTAATGTTGGGTATACCGAGCAAAATGGTATTTGGAAGAATGATGCAAGTAACTTGTACAACACCAATGCCAATATGAAACGTTACAATTTTCGTTCGAATGTTGATATCAACGTGACGAATAACCTCATAGTAGAATTAGGCGTTGGTGGCATTATTCAACAGGGAAATTACCCTGGACATGCAGCTCAAACGTTATTTAATGCACTCCGCCAGACACCCCCCTTAACATTTCCAAAACAAAATCCAGATGGTAGTCCAGGGGGTATCCTGGCCTTTTTGGGTTCTAACCCATGGGCGATGGTAACGCAGTCGGGTTATGCTGTACAAAATAGAAATACCGTACAAGGTACCTTCTCCGGGAAATGGGACTTATCAGAGGTCGTTACGAAAGGGCTTTCTTTAAATGCGCGTTTTGCATATGATCATTATTATCATGGGACAAATAATAGGAATAAGAGTTTTGAGGTAAAACAATTTCTTGGTATAAACCCTGAAACGGGAGAAGAAAGATATCAGGTGCACAGAGAGGCTACGCCTTTGGGTTACGATGTGTCAAATAATGCGAATCGCGCAATCTATTATGAGTTGATTGCGAATTACGATCGAACGTTCGGTAAGCATTCGCTGACAGGAATGGCACTATACAATCAACGGGATTATATCAATATTACAGCGAGTAGTTCCATCTTAAATTTGCCATATAGGAGGCAAGGGGTCTCCGGTCGTTTAACCTATGGCTATGACGACAAATATCTTGCAGAGTTTAACGTGGGTTATAATGGGTCGGAAAACTTTCCTAAGGGACAACGTTTTGGTTTCTTTCCGTCTGTGTCGGCAGGTTGGGTTGCTTCTAACGAAAAATTTTGGAATCTGAATGTTATCAACCACCTGAAATTAAGAGGGTCTTATGGGCAAGCGGGGAATGACCAGATAGGAGACCCTAATAGAAGGTATCTTTATCTGACCACGGTTAATGCCAGAGACGCACAATCTTATCATTTTGGAGATGGCTTTATCCATTGGGCAGGCATAGATGAGTTACAAATGGGAAACCCAAATGTTACTTGGGAAGTGGCAACAAAGTCTAATCTTGGTGTCGATCTAGAATTATTTAATAGTCAAATAACTTTGCAGGTAGATGCATTCCGCGAAAATAGAGAAGGTATACTTATTCAAAGACAACAAATTCCTTTTGTTACCGGATTCTATCCCTGGGTAGTGCCTTATGGCAATTTAGGAAAGGCTAAAAACCGTGGTATCGATGGTATGTTAGAAGCTAGACATACGACACAAAAAGGACTTTTTTATTCTTTCCGAGGAAATTTCACCTATGCTAAAAATGAAATTATCGAAAATGACGAACCTCCATTCCGTTGGCAATACCAGTCAGCAAAAGGTCATCCAATTGATCAACCTTTTGGACTGATAGCTGAAGGCATTTTTCAAAATCAGGACGAAATTGATCGTAACCCTACGCAAACATTTGCTTCTATTGTGCGCCCCGGAGATATTCGCTACCGTGATGTTAATGGTGATGGAGTAATAGATGATTTCGACAGAGTACCTATCGGATTGCCACGTACACCACAGATTATGTATGGTTTTGGAGGAACAATTGCCTATAAAAATTTTGATCTAACACTTTTCTTTCAAGGTGCAGCAAGGACCAGTATTTTTCTGGATGGCAATACCATGTACCCTTTTTTGGATGGTATCGGGTCGCACAATATGTTGCGTGAATATTATGATAATCGATGGACGCCAGAAACACCCGGGGCGAGATATCCCGCGGTTACGGATGGTGTAAACCAGAATAACTTTAGAACAAACACTACCTATATGTTTGATGGCAGTTACCTACGTTTAAAAAATGCTGAATTTGCTTATACCTTTCACGAGCAACTAGTAGGACGTTTGGGTATGAATGCGCTACGATTATTTATTAATGGTATCAATCTATATACATGGGACAAAGTAAAAGTTATAGATCCTGAATCCAATAATGGAACGGGACAATATCCGTTACAGCGTACGCTCAATTTTGGTGTTCAGGTTAATTTTAAATAA
- a CDS encoding response regulator has product MISALQPTVATKPHVLLVDDHDDILEFLADDLQDQYQVFTAYDGKEALALLADESVQLIVSDIMMPVMDGYELCKAIKSTIEYCHIPVVLLTAKNTMQSKIQGLEFGADAYIEKPFSPEYLQVQIANLLANRDKIRAYFSSTPLAHIKSMAHSKADELFLEKLNQAIHQHLENPELDVEHLADLLCMSRPTLYRKIKGISDLTPNELINIARLKRSAELLAEGHYKIYEIAEMVGYSSQTHFGRNFHKQFGMSPSEYLETLRKR; this is encoded by the coding sequence ATGATTTCTGCTTTACAACCCACTGTTGCTACTAAACCCCATGTTCTCTTGGTAGATGATCATGATGATATATTGGAATTTCTGGCGGATGATCTGCAGGATCAATACCAGGTGTTTACCGCGTATGATGGGAAGGAGGCATTGGCCCTTTTAGCGGATGAAAGTGTTCAATTAATTGTTAGCGATATCATGATGCCCGTAATGGATGGCTATGAGTTATGTAAAGCGATTAAATCAACTATAGAATATTGCCATATTCCGGTAGTGTTGTTAACCGCTAAAAACACCATGCAATCAAAAATTCAAGGGCTTGAATTTGGAGCCGACGCCTATATCGAGAAGCCTTTTTCACCTGAGTATTTACAGGTACAGATAGCCAACTTATTGGCCAATCGTGATAAGATTAGAGCGTATTTTTCTTCTACTCCCCTAGCACATATAAAATCGATGGCCCATTCAAAAGCGGATGAGCTGTTTCTGGAAAAGTTAAATCAAGCCATTCATCAACATCTAGAGAATCCTGAACTCGATGTAGAACATTTGGCAGATTTATTATGTATGAGTAGACCTACTTTGTACCGGAAAATTAAAGGCATATCAGACCTAACACCCAATGAATTGATCAATATTGCCAGGTTAAAAAGATCTGCCGAATTGTTAGCGGAAGGCCACTATAAAATTTATGAGATTGCTGAAATGGTGGGCTATAGTTCACAAACCCATTTTGGGCGCAATTTCCATAAGCAATTCGGTATGTCTCCTTCAGAGTATTTGGAAACGCTACGGAAAAGGTAA
- a CDS encoding two-component regulator propeller domain-containing protein has translation MRRILRIVWFFLLCYQQTFSQPYYFKHYQVEGGLSNNAVICSMQDSKGFMWFGTRDGLNRFDGYSFKVFRRDARDSLQIGNNYIHSLFEDSSGNIWVGTDLGIYIYDPLTESFSPFEYNREQEILNICVDDEGNVWYTANFLLIKYDPQTKEVKSYEKEGLNGIESLAVSKEGLWMGFWDGRVERLDFNGKDRDRLSYNVFTHSSPARAKSVSSLLWDEQKNKLWIGTSKQGVKVLYVDKYDYEDLLMQNDLGEELFIRDILQVSDQEYWFASESGVYIYDDRQKKFRHLSKQDNNQWSLSDNANYTLCRDKEGGVWVGSWFGGVSYYHKQHTFFEKFFPMKGYPSLSASAVREIVNDEQGFLWIGTENGGLNRFSLDNYQFDHFTNVNDRTDLSGKNIHGLLVTGDTLWVGTFHQGLNLLHIPTGKVIRQFYAADTPDSLGSNFIYTFLRLRSGDILVATDRGAYRYQKKSGTFERIEELPDYIFYTYLFEDSQGTIWAGTWRDGLYYYHPRTQKKGLYKYTSHDLQSLPSNRITYITEDSDGRVWIATEEGLCKFDRLTARFQRYHFNRLSNGALVCAVLEDDDKQLWVSTSKGLVKFDPEKGTTQVFKMANGLLSDQFNYNSAYKDVDGKLYFGTVKGLIRFDPKSLRERTFVPPVYITGFQVYNHELEISGEDSPLHKSITFTDTLTLKYDQSSFSIDFAALSFTSPEMTEYAYKMEGLDPDWTYLQTNRKAYFTELAPGNYTFKVSTIDSKGTRMGKEAVLLIQILPPIWASIPAYILYVALTLLLIYYIVTFYHKQLKERNRRKLEQLAHRKEEEMYRSKIEFFTQVAHEIRTPLTLIRGPMEKIIKQADEVPVIRKNLLIMEKNTERLLQLSGQLLDFRKTEEQGFILRYQKIDVAAFMKEQVERVRPTAEQQQIKLKARLPNISLWGVVDLDALEKIIGNLLNNALKYAAQKIQIELSEDTAFICVKVASDGEKIPGHLREKIFKPFYRLQGNKRSVGAGLGLALARSLAELHRGSLSLDAETDENFNIFVLKLPVNRK, from the coding sequence ATGAGACGGATATTGCGTATAGTTTGGTTTTTTCTTCTTTGCTATCAACAAACCTTTAGTCAACCATATTACTTTAAACATTATCAGGTAGAAGGAGGATTATCCAATAATGCCGTGATATGCAGCATGCAAGACAGTAAAGGCTTCATGTGGTTTGGTACAAGGGATGGGCTCAACCGTTTTGATGGTTACAGCTTTAAGGTTTTCAGGAGAGATGCGAGGGATTCCCTGCAGATTGGTAATAACTATATACATAGCCTGTTTGAAGATAGCAGTGGAAATATATGGGTCGGTACAGATCTGGGAATTTATATATACGATCCGTTAACCGAAAGTTTTTCTCCTTTCGAATACAATAGGGAGCAGGAAATTCTGAATATATGCGTTGATGACGAGGGTAATGTATGGTATACGGCTAACTTTCTATTGATAAAGTATGATCCCCAAACCAAAGAAGTTAAAAGTTATGAAAAAGAAGGACTAAATGGCATTGAGTCTCTCGCCGTGTCTAAAGAAGGGCTTTGGATGGGATTTTGGGATGGTAGGGTGGAACGCCTGGATTTCAATGGAAAAGATAGGGATAGGCTCTCCTACAACGTGTTTACCCATTCATCTCCCGCAAGGGCTAAATCGGTGTCATCTTTACTCTGGGATGAGCAAAAGAACAAGCTGTGGATCGGAACCTCTAAACAAGGTGTTAAAGTGCTATACGTGGATAAGTATGATTACGAAGACCTCCTTATGCAAAATGATCTTGGTGAAGAGCTTTTTATACGTGATATATTACAGGTATCCGATCAGGAGTATTGGTTTGCAAGTGAGTCTGGTGTTTATATTTATGATGACAGGCAAAAAAAATTCAGGCACCTCAGCAAACAGGATAATAATCAATGGTCACTCAGTGACAATGCAAACTATACCTTATGTAGAGATAAGGAAGGAGGGGTATGGGTAGGATCGTGGTTTGGCGGTGTGAGCTATTATCATAAACAGCACACTTTTTTTGAGAAATTTTTTCCAATGAAGGGATATCCAAGCTTATCCGCCAGCGCGGTAAGGGAGATCGTGAATGATGAACAAGGGTTTTTATGGATCGGGACAGAAAACGGCGGACTCAATAGGTTTTCATTAGACAATTATCAGTTTGATCATTTTACTAACGTCAATGATAGAACCGATCTTTCGGGGAAAAATATTCACGGATTACTTGTTACTGGCGATACACTCTGGGTAGGCACTTTTCATCAGGGATTGAACTTACTCCATATACCAACAGGAAAGGTCATCAGGCAATTTTACGCCGCAGATACACCCGATAGTTTGGGAAGTAATTTTATTTATACGTTTTTACGTCTACGATCGGGAGATATTCTGGTTGCAACAGATCGAGGGGCATATCGGTACCAGAAAAAAAGTGGAACATTTGAACGGATAGAAGAACTTCCAGACTATATTTTTTATACGTATTTATTTGAAGATAGTCAAGGTACTATCTGGGCGGGCACCTGGAGGGACGGATTGTATTATTACCATCCGCGCACACAGAAGAAAGGACTTTATAAGTATACTAGTCATGATTTACAGAGCTTACCCAGTAATCGCATTACTTATATTACAGAAGACTCTGACGGCAGAGTTTGGATAGCAACGGAGGAGGGGCTTTGTAAATTTGATCGTTTAACGGCCCGTTTCCAACGGTATCATTTCAATAGACTCTCAAACGGAGCGCTGGTGTGTGCCGTATTGGAAGATGACGACAAACAATTGTGGGTAAGTACATCAAAGGGCTTGGTAAAATTTGATCCCGAAAAAGGCACCACACAAGTGTTCAAAATGGCTAATGGCCTATTGAGCGATCAGTTTAATTACAACTCTGCGTATAAAGACGTCGATGGCAAACTGTATTTTGGTACAGTGAAGGGGTTGATCAGGTTTGATCCCAAATCTTTGCGAGAAAGAACATTTGTTCCACCAGTTTATATAACCGGTTTTCAGGTATACAATCATGAGCTCGAAATAAGCGGCGAAGATTCTCCTTTGCATAAATCTATTACATTTACAGATACGCTGACTTTAAAATATGATCAATCGTCTTTTAGCATTGATTTTGCTGCACTAAGCTTTACTTCGCCGGAAATGACAGAGTATGCGTATAAAATGGAAGGCCTAGACCCCGATTGGACGTACCTACAAACGAATCGCAAAGCTTATTTTACAGAATTAGCTCCCGGGAATTACACCTTCAAGGTAAGCACAATTGATAGCAAAGGTACCAGGATGGGGAAAGAAGCGGTTCTTTTGATTCAGATACTTCCTCCCATTTGGGCTAGCATACCTGCTTATATATTATATGTAGCGCTAACGCTCTTATTAATTTATTATATCGTTACTTTTTACCATAAGCAGCTTAAAGAACGTAATAGGAGGAAACTGGAACAATTGGCCCATCGCAAAGAAGAAGAAATGTACCGGTCAAAAATAGAATTCTTTACACAGGTCGCTCACGAAATCCGAACACCATTGACCCTCATTAGAGGTCCGATGGAAAAAATTATTAAACAGGCAGATGAGGTGCCGGTAATTCGTAAGAATTTATTGATTATGGAAAAGAATACCGAGCGACTGCTACAGCTTTCAGGACAATTACTGGACTTTCGAAAGACTGAAGAACAGGGCTTTATCCTACGCTACCAAAAAATAGACGTCGCAGCTTTTATGAAAGAGCAGGTAGAGCGAGTGCGGCCAACAGCAGAACAGCAGCAGATTAAATTAAAGGCACGTTTACCCAACATAAGCCTATGGGGAGTAGTGGATCTCGACGCCCTTGAAAAAATAATAGGAAACCTGCTAAACAATGCTTTAAAATATGCTGCACAAAAAATCCAGATAGAACTATCGGAAGATACAGCTTTTATTTGTGTGAAAGTTGCAAGCGATGGAGAAAAGATACCAGGCCATTTAAGAGAGAAAATCTTTAAACCTTTTTACCGTTTGCAGGGAAATAAAAGGAGCGTAGGTGCTGGACTGGGTTTAGCATTGGCAAGATCCTTAGCTGAATTGCATAGAGGAAGTTTGTCCTTAGATGCTGAAACTGACGAAAACTTTAATATATTTGTCCTAAAGCTGCCGGTTAACCGAAAATAA